One window from the genome of Archocentrus centrarchus isolate MPI-CPG fArcCen1 unplaced genomic scaffold, fArcCen1 scaffold_41_ctg1, whole genome shotgun sequence encodes:
- the LOC115776931 gene encoding general transcription factor II-I repeat domain-containing protein 2A-like, whose product MESLKGKTRGEDLYNRVSAVIENTKLSWSKLINVTTDGSPNLTGKNVGLLRRIQDKVKEENPHQDVIFLHCIIHQESLCKSVLQLNHVVNPIVKLVNFIRARGLQHRQFIAFLEETDAEHHDLLYHSRVRWLSLGKVLQRVWDLKEEIGAFLELLGKADEFPELSNKNWLCDFAFAVDIFSHMNELNVNIQGKDRFVHDLYTSVKAFKAKLALCSKQILNESFTHFPTLATLKEEAGAKVKKYSETLDALHKEFCRRFVDFEKINKSLQLVACPLSQDPETAPEEMQLELIDLQADAVLKEKFNSLKLNDFYASLNEAVFPNLRRTAQKILALFGSTYVCEQTFSVMNFNKASHRSNLTDQHLRSILRIATTKLTPDFDALVKKGHQQHCSH is encoded by the coding sequence ATGGAGtctctgaaaggaaaaacacgGGGGGAGGACTTGTATAACCGGGTGTCTGCTGTCATTGAAAATACGAAGCTGTCTTGGAGTAAACTTATCAACGTCACCACAGATGGATCTCCAAATTTAACAGGGAAAAATGTTGGCCTGCTGAGAAGAATCCAGGataaagtgaaagaagaaaatcctCACCAGGATGTTAttttccttcactgcatcatccacCAGGAATCTCTATGTAAATCTGTATTACAGCTGAATCATGTTGTGAATCCTATCGTAAAACTTGTCAACTTTATACGTGCAAGGGGACTTCAGCACCGTCAGTTCATCGCGTTCTTGGAGGAAACTGATGCAGAGCACCATGACCTACTTTATCACTCCCGTGTCCGCTGGTTAAGCTTGGGAAAAGTGCTTCAACGAGTGTGGGACCTCAAAGAGGAGATCGGTGCATTTTTGGAGCTACTGGGGAAGGCCGACGAATTTCCTGAGCTGAGCAACAAGAACTGGCTTTGTGACTTTGCGTTTGCTGTGGatatattttcacacatgaatgagCTGAACGTGAACATACAGGGGAAGGATCGGTTTGTGCATGACCTGTACACAAGCGTGAAAGCCTTCAAAGCCAAACTGGCTTTATGTTCCAAGCAAATCCTAAATGAGTCATTCACTCATTTCCCCACACTAGCTACACTGAAAGAGGAGGCTGGCGCAAAAGTTAAGAAATACAGCGAGACACTGGATGCGCTCCACAAAGAATTCTGCCGTCGCTTTGTTGATTTTGAGAAAATTAACAAGTCACTTCAGTTGGTGGCCTGTCCCCTGTCACAAGACCCCGAAACAGCACCAGAAGAGATGCAGCTGGAACTGATAGACCTTCAGGCTGATGCTGTCTTGAAAGAGAAGTTCAACTCTCTTAAACTGAATGACTTTTATGCGTCACTTAATGAAGCGGTGTTTCCAAACCTCCGGAGGACGGCACAGAAGATTCTGGCGTTGTTCGGCTCGACCTATGTGTGTGAACAGACGTTCAGCGTCATGAACTTCAACAAAGCCAGCCACAGATCCAATTTGACTGACCAACACCTCAGATCCATCCTGAGAATCGCCACAACAAAACTGACTCCAGACTTTGATGCGCTTGTTAAAAAGGGACAccaacaacactgttcccactga